Proteins co-encoded in one Rhopalosiphum maidis isolate BTI-1 chromosome 2, ASM367621v3, whole genome shotgun sequence genomic window:
- the LOC113553163 gene encoding protein Skeletor, isoforms B/C codes for MRCSDVMSTVGRHRHHRNHHNHYLGLQMLAALLCLTSVVTSAAEYYGKYLGPLKSYHHGLGGDVYAVDARTLHIRNFVYDGEGPAAYFYGSNGKQPGINGYRIRDEKATTNPLKRYRNEHLTITLPEGLTLHDIKWFYVWCEDFSVNFGDIKIPYNLDYPKPQKIDSLSGIHGVSSENIVVVDAQTLLIPGFSYDGEAPDAKFWVGAGDKPTPQGIRVADENGKEMPLRRYDRKTIVLTLPGDLTIFDIGHFGIWCEAFTVDFGHVSVPSALSVPPSLKMLGVLPQSKLNCEVLHEPLGYEVRWAIAGDSIVVQLVAKLEDNQYMSFGISGSPTSNRMIGGDVVVAGVDQTTISGFAQDYYLLDKSQCIVQQDTGQVSGSCPDSNIQGPAGESVRLLNAAIVNGYSIVTYQRPLKSKDNLDLPILSNNSQPIIWAVGPLNDKHEVSYHPIFSKETIKIDFGRLPEWNCPIPDTDTKSVAVHNEITTVKSSTDIIATSQSSIKEVTPTKKIRPRPVPKPAPVENNNVAWDIPAIQCYEPDDGVFYAQMGPTGGKHGYSAITGHVGWGISWYINGLLIPEINVVRGQTYTFVVEGGLDTEIPAKYHPFYITDDPVGGYGYKTAEERDNIRIFAGVSVSKSGEVIPTGIGRLCNWTPDPQQPSADEFVSFGAYQRTLSLACDNGDPGIVQWTPDADTPDTVYYQCFTHRHLGWKINVLDACDKDQPNSEPSVVPVSEDLQSRGSIQYTTRVKPDVENKQFFNNNEPLKNNIDLQSDHKGHNMPLIPTALEENLKSDFYKSSTNGDQFVYNTYKFPPATSQQNALYTYPNSNYTYGNVPFYMPKSHYGSPQPVTSPTYNYMIPSYNVNNNNYRPIRQPVIPHFQAQPNILPDQHSAQMVFTPKQPVAVKHGYRVSGKRLPSNVPMPNGAHHSVVYKKPVYKFNTQSPLPLVNHYSPVPSISQPMLSVYPGYFQQQQQPLIQQQLQQPMFHQQQKPMFYQQQQPLVQQPSTSVSQSVSVSYSSSKHPKTQQMTGYVPIQSRQETDVQQHQSQGGFNPNTVVVEGGFKPILPGGSGILQDRSDKEISDTVGDYDETATVRHYEKKMSKKLISRKPTVKHVDVKTKEDTAEPQTTIVTTTENVDYKNRANTENTMELNQTTGILVL; via the exons TTGTAACTAGCGCCGCAGAATATTACGGAAAATATTTAGGCCCTTTGAAGTCTTATCATCATGGTTTAGGTGGAGACGTATATGCTGTAGACGCTAGAACATTGCACATCAGAAATTTCGTTTACGACGGTGAAGGACCAG CCGCATATTTTTACGGTTCTAACGGCAAACAACCCGGCATCAACGGATACAGGATTCGTGACGAGAAAGCAAC AACTAACCCGCTGAAACGGTACAGAAACGAACACTTGACAATCACTCTGCCGGAGGGTTTGACACTGCACGATATCAAGTGGTTTTACGTTTGGTGCGAAGACTTCTCG gtTAATTTTGGAGATATAAAAATTCCTTACAATCTGGATTACCCAAAACCTCAAAAAATCGACAGTTTGTCCGGAATTCATGGAGTTTCTTCAGAAAACATAGTCGTAGTTGATGCCCAGACATTGCTGATACCGGGATTTTCCTACGATGGCGAAGCACCAG atgccAAGTTTTGGGTGGGCGCAGGCGACAAACCGACTCCTCAGGGCATTAGGGTGGCGGATGAGAATGGAAAAGAAATGCCTTTACGTCGGTATGATCGTAAGACTATTGTACTAACGTTACCGGGCGATCTTACTATATTCGATATCGGACACTTCGGTATATGGTGTGAGGCTTTCACAGTAGACTTTGGCCATGTGTCCGTGCCATCAGCTCTTAGCGTACCTCCATCACTTAAAATGCTTGGAGTGTTGCCTCAG tcaAAATTAAACTGTGAAGTACTCCATGAGCCTTTAGGATACGAAGTACGTTGGGCAATAGCAGGAGACAGCATTGTAGTTCAGCTGGTCGCTAAGTTAG AAGACAACCAATACATGTCTTTTGGTATATCTGGTTCACCTACATCAAATCGCATGATTGGAGGTGATGTAGTTGTAGCCGGAGTAGATCAAACCACAATCAGTGGCTTTGCTCaagattattacttattggaTAAATCACAGTGCATTGTACAACAAGATACTGGACAAGTCAGCGGAAGTTGTCCTGATTCCAATATTCAG GGCCCGGCCGGTGAAAGTGTTCGTTTGTTGAATGCAGCAATAGTCAATGGATATTCGATAGTCACATACCAGAGGCCATTAAAGTCAAAAGATAATCTTGACTTACCAATATTGTCTAATAACAGTCAGCCAATAATTTGGGCAGTCGGTCCTTTGAATGACAAACACGAGGTTTCATATCATCCAATATTTTCGAaag aaacgataaaaattgattttggcCGTTTACCAGAATGGAACTGTCCTATACCAGATACAGATACTAAATCGGTTGCAGTTCATAACGAAATTACAACCGTAAAAAGTTCAACAGATATTATTGCAACCAGCCAAAGTTCAATAAAAGAG gtAACCCCTACTAAGAAAATTCGCCCCCGTCCGGTTCCCAAACCCGCCCCAGTAGAAAATAACAATGTTGCATGGGATATCCCAGCCATTCAATGTTACGAACCAGACGATGGTGTTTTCTATGCTCAAATGGGCCCTACTGGAGGAAAACACGGATATTCTGCTATTACAG gacACGTTGGATGGGGAATTTCATGGTACATAAACGGATTACTCATACCAGAAATAAATGTCGTCAGAGGACAAACATACACATTTGTAGTTGAAGGAGGATTAGATACAGAAATACCAGCGAAATACCACccattttatattactgaTGATCCTGTTGGCGGTTATGGTTACAAAACAGCCGAAGAAAgagat AACATACGAATATTTGCTGGTGTAAGCGTTAGCAAATCAGGAGAAGTAATCCCAACAGGTATTGGTCGTTTGTGCAATTGGACTCCAGATCCACAACAGCCTTCTGCAGATGAATTTGTTTCTTTTGGCGCTTATCAAAGAACTTTAAGCCTGGCATGTGATAACGGAGATCCTGGAATAGTACAATGGACTCCGGATGCAGACACACCAGACACCGTTTATTACCAA tgtttcaCGCATCGCCACTTGGGTTGGAAAATTAACGTATTGGATGCATGTGATAAAGATCAACCTAACTCTGAACCTAGTGTGGTGCCTGTTTCAGAAGATTTACAGTCTAGAGGTAGCATTCAATACACAACGAGAGTGAAACCAgacgttgaaaataaacagttttttaataataatgagccTTTGAAGAATAACATCGACCTACAATCAGACCACAAAGGGCACAATATGCCATTAATTCCCACTGCATTGGAAGAAAATCTTAAAagcgatttttataaatcttcaACTAATGGCGatcaatttgtttataatacctacaaatTCCCTCCAGCTACGTCACAACAAAACGCTCTTTACACATATCCAAActcaaattatacatatggAAACGTACCATTCTATATGCCGAAATCTCACTACGGAAGTCCGCAACCTGTGACATCTCCTACTTACAATTACATGATACCGTCATAtaatgttaacaataataattatagacccATTAGACAACCGGTTATTCCACATTTCCAAGCGCAACCTAATATTCTCCCAGACCAGCATTCGGCACAAATGGTTTTCACCCCTAAGCAGCCGGTTGCTGTAAAACATGGTTACCGAGTATCGGGTAAGAGGTTACCGTCAAATGTACCCATGCCTAATGGTGCTCATCACTCTGTCGTATACAAGAAACccgtttacaaatttaacacacaatCGCCATTACCTTTAGTAAACCACTACAGTCCGGTACCATCTATTTCTCAGCCTATGCTTTCAGTCTACCCCGGTTATTTccaacagcaacagcaaccGCTTATCCAGCAGCAGCTGCAGCAGCCAATGTTCCATCAGCAGCAGAAACCAATGTTTTATCAGCAACAGCAACCACTAGTACAACAACCCAGCACTTCGGTATCGCAATCCGTTTCCGTGTCATATTCCTCATCCAAACACCCAAAAACTCAACAAATGACTGGCTACGTACCAATTCAAAGCAGACAAGAGACCGATGTACAACAACACCAATCACAAGGTGGTTTCAATCCAAACACCGTAGTAGTCGAAGGTGGTTTCAAGCCAATATTACCCGGTGGTAGTGGTATTCTGCAAGACAGATCTGACAAAGAAATCAGTGATACTGTAGGTGATTATGATGAAACGGCGACGGTCAGGCATTACGAAAAGAAAATgagtaaaaaactaatatctaGAAAACCTACAGTCAAGCACGTGGATGTCAAAACAAAAGAAGACACCGCGGAACCACAAACTACAATCGTCACTACAACCGAAAATGTAGACTACAAAAACAGAGCAAACACGGAAAACACCATGGAATTAAATCAAACTACCGGAAtacttgttttataa